Proteins from a genomic interval of Salvelinus namaycush isolate Seneca unplaced genomic scaffold, SaNama_1.0 Scaffold436, whole genome shotgun sequence:
- the LOC120041315 gene encoding trichohyalin-like, with amino-acid sequence MVEEERREFLENYKRGDLEEEEEKEEDKEDILPPDKSIRRRAVGWINKKWEKRNLKKIERTYQREAEEGYKIVHIAIPGHTRLTATMTQAEREREKRKELLKAEKRRKKMEDFNKQWREQSLLKKQTHQKLKEERGKMKGHYLEQMNLEADAQINTRCLTTQHSHDYLETTQPTGSGDGHQERPRRQQTWAEIQEGSSENQQEWPENQQGGPDSQQLEAPEEAETSEPTSKNKKRPGIWKRIKMG; translated from the exons atggtggaagaggaaagaagggAATTCCTTGAAAATTACAAGAGGGGTgacttagaggaggaggaggaaaaggaagaaGACAAGGAGGACATTCTCCCACCTGATAAAAGTATCCGAAGGAGAGCTGTGGGCTGGAtaaataagaagtgggagaagagGAACCTCAAGAAGATCGAGAGAACCTATCAGAGAGAAGCTGAGGAGGGCTATAAGATCGTCCACATAG CCATCCCTGGACACACAAGGCTAACAGCCACCAtgacacaggcagagagagagagggagaagaggaaggagctgctgaaggctgagaagagaaggaagaagatGGAGGATTTTAATAAGCAGTGGAGAGAGCAGTCCCTGCTTAAAAAACAAACTCATCAGaaactgaaggaggagagggggaagatgaAGGGACATTACCTGGAGCAGATGAATCTGGAGGCTGATGCTCAAATCAACACCCGGTGTCTAACCACCCAACACAGCCACGATTATCTGGAGACAACACAGCCCACTGGATCTGGAGATGGCCACCAGGAAAGGCCAAGGAGGCAACAGACATGGGCAGAGATCCAGGAGGGGAGTTCAGAGAACCAGCAGGAGTGGCCAGAGAACCAACAGGGTGGGCCAGACAGCCAGCAGCTAGAAGCTCCAGAAGAGGCTGAAACATCAGAGCCAACCTCCAAGAACAAGAAAAGGCCAGGCATCTGGAAGAGAATTAAGATGGGGTAA